The sequence below is a genomic window from Barrientosiimonas humi.
TCTGCGGGCAGTACCTCGAGCCGATGCTCGGCCGCGCCCGTTTCCTGGCGCTGTACGTCATCTCGGCCCTCGGCGGGTCCGTCGGCTACGCCGCGTTCGGGGCGTTCGGGGTGGCCGGCGGCGACGGGAGGCTGTGGCTGACCGGCACGGTCGGTGCCTCCGGCGCCGTGTTCGGCCTGTTCGCCGCGGTCGTCATCCTCAACCGGCACCTCGGTCGCGAGGTCGGCCCGATGGTCGGGCTGATCCTGATCAACATGGCGCTGCCGCTGTGGCTGCCCAACATCGCCTGGCAGGCGCACGTCGGCGGCGCGGTCACCGGCGCCGTGGTCGCCGCGATCATCGCGGCCCTCGGCCGGGACCGGGCCCGGCTGCAGTGGCCCGCGCTCGGCGGGCTGGTCGTCGGCCTGGTGGCCCTGTCGTACGTCCTCGACGCCTACGTCATGTCGCAGGTCCGCGCCCACATCGGCTGAGTTACACGCGTGTAGTTATCCCCACTGTGGACAACGCCTGTGGATAACTTCCGGCGACCCCGAGAACCGCAACAATGCGCGAGGCGGTCAGGCATGCCTGTCCGCCTCGCGCATTGGTGGTCGTCTCGCGCTGATCCCGGCGCGGTGAGCCGGCGAGCTCAGCCGGAGGAGGAGACGAGACCGAACGTCACTTCCAGCGTGTGGTCATCATGAAGCCGACCATGA
It includes:
- a CDS encoding rhomboid family intramembrane serine protease, translated to MSDPRDASPPATGAGGEASSSPVCPRHPDRVSYVRCQRCERPMCPDCQRQASVGSQCVDCVNESARAMPRVRTVFGGDASDGKPLVTYTIIAITALVYLGQLLSPRVVDTLGYAAVLGAEQPWRMVTVALVHAPLGSGTGILHILMNMYALWFCGQYLEPMLGRARFLALYVISALGGSVGYAAFGAFGVAGGDGRLWLTGTVGASGAVFGLFAAVVILNRHLGREVGPMVGLILINMALPLWLPNIAWQAHVGGAVTGAVVAAIIAALGRDRARLQWPALGGLVVGLVALSYVLDAYVMSQVRAHIG